AAGTGATTTTAGAAAAGTTCTAAGCCAAAGAGCACAGCAGTTAGCAAAGGAGCTGTCTGAATGTATAAAATAATCTCTAATCAGCAGATTGGAAACGACTTTTATATAATGACAATAGAAGGAAGCTTTGAAGCAAAGCCAGGCCAATTTTATATGCTAAGAGGCATAGGCTCGTTTATGACTCTTTCTAGACCTATAAGTGTATTTGACGTAGAAGCGGATAAAATTGCTTTCATGTATAGAGTAGTAGGAGAAGGAACTAAGTACTTTTCAAAGCTAAAAGAAGGCGATGAAATAACTTTATATGGACCATACGGAAATGGATACCCAGTATCTGATTACAAGGATAAAAAAGTAGCTTTAATCGGAGGAGGAATGGGGATAGCACCTTTATTTTACCTTGCAAAGCAGCTTGATAATGCAGAGATTCATTTGGGACTAAATAGCAGAGATTTGACTGCTGAGCAAAAGCAGTATTTAGGTCAGCTTTACGCTACTCATGCACCGACTACTATACATATAGACACGGATATGAGCGAAAAGCTGGACTTTTCAAAGTATGATGCTGTCATGACCTGCGGACCTGAAATAATGATGTACAAGCTTACTAAAAAGCATGAAAATGTCTATGTATCACTTGAAAAATACATGGGATGCGCTGTGGGAGCTTGTCTTTCCTGTACCTGTGATGTAGCTGGAAAAAGAGTAAAGGTATGTAAGGATGGGCCTGTGTTTAAAGGAAGTGAGGTGAGCTATGACGATGCAATCAAATTACTTTAATCTAAGCTTCAAAAACCCTGTAATAGCAGCATCAGGCACCTTTGGCTTTGGTCAGGAATACAAAGCCTACTACAATCCATCAATTCTAGGAGGAATCTCAGCAAAAGGGATAACTCTGGAAGCTAGAAGAGGAAACTCAGGAATTAGAATTACTGAGACTGCTGGAGGAATAATGAACTCAATAGGACTTGAAAATCCTGGAGTAGAGTCTTTCTTAGCAGATGAACTACAGCAAATGAGCAATATAGATACAGTAAAAATAGCAAACCTAGGAGGCTCTACGCTAGAGACCTATATAGAAGGTGCTAAGCTAATAGAAGAGCATAACAAAAAAGTAAAAGCAAATGCATCTACGCTTCTTCACACAGCAGTTGATTTGGTTGAGCTAAATATCTCATGTCCAAATGTAAAAGAGGGCGGGATAGCTTTTGGAATCACCTGCGAAGGGGCAGAAAAAGTAGTAAGGGAAGTAAGAAAAGTTCTTAGTGTTCCTATGGCTGTAAAGCTTTC
This is a stretch of genomic DNA from Acetoanaerobium sticklandii. It encodes these proteins:
- a CDS encoding dihydroorotate dehydrogenase, whose translation is MQSNYFNLSFKNPVIAASGTFGFGQEYKAYYNPSILGGISAKGITLEARRGNSGIRITETAGGIMNSIGLENPGVESFLADELQQMSNIDTVKIANLGGSTLETYIEGAKLIEEHNKKVKANASTLLHTAVDLVELNISCPNVKEGGIAFGITCEGAEKVVREVRKVLSVPMAVKLSPNAENIVNVAKTCEYEGADGISLINTFSALKIDIKKRRPVFDNVYAGLSGPAIKPIALKMVREVSKAVKVPVIGMGGITTAEDAIEFIMAGAHLIQFGTASFINPYAGKDIVEGIEAFMKEENIKSLDEIRGII
- a CDS encoding dihydroorotate dehydrogenase electron transfer subunit, with the translated sequence MYKIISNQQIGNDFYIMTIEGSFEAKPGQFYMLRGIGSFMTLSRPISVFDVEADKIAFMYRVVGEGTKYFSKLKEGDEITLYGPYGNGYPVSDYKDKKVALIGGGMGIAPLFYLAKQLDNAEIHLGLNSRDLTAEQKQYLGQLYATHAPTTIHIDTDMSEKLDFSKYDAVMTCGPEIMMYKLTKKHENVYVSLEKYMGCAVGACLSCTCDVAGKRVKVCKDGPVFKGSEVSYDDAIKLL